The segment TCAGCAGAGCCTGACTCTCGATAAAGCAGTCTcctttaaaaaagtaattacgATATCAGATCGAGGCTGAGTGACCACATGATTCAGTTGTCAGTTCATATTCCCCCTATTATCCTTTGTGgtataaattacagtaaaaatgagATAAGGTGTAATTGAATTTCCAGCTCAAAGGGAAACATATACTGAAGCTCCACTCACCACCTCACATGACACATAAGACTAACTGACTGGTATAAATGGATTTAGTTTGTTATGAGAAACACAAGTATCAAGTGTCATGGTATGTGTGCTTTACAGTATTTCTAAAGAAATATATTCTAATTAAtgtaaacaacagaaacatggtAAATTGGCCATAGATTAAAGCTACGGAAAAATTGGAGCATACAAAGTCCAGTTATTTATTCAAAACGTTTCCCAAATGTCCATGAGTCACAATTTTGTCTTATGTCAGCAAAGGCAAAGGAAacaatttattatattttataatgttatattatttttttgaaTATGTTGTTGATCGGCACACTCGACGCTGGAGGACCTAAAGCTGTACTTCATCTCATAAACAACAGTTGTTCTTTGCTACACTTTTATTGAAGCTAATTTAAAAAACTCATACTCCTCTTTAACAGCCATAATTCTTTCATActtcatttcactttcacaatTTCACAAACAGTTGCTCGCGGTGCGTTTCACTAAAAATTGAGTGAGAAATATTTGCTCTCAGTCATTAAATGAAGTTTAGAGAGGGAAAGATTGACTTCTCATTCATCAGGCCCATAAAATTTCAATTTTAGAGCTTACTTTGCATAAATATGTTTGTTCTATGGTCTGTCCGTGTGAGAACACCACTATAGTTTCTGGACATTTACTTCAATgctacatcatcatcatgttttcttGTTGCAGTCACTGTTTCACCTGCCTGTGTTCAGGAGGCTGGTTCTTAACTACCATCTGTCTGAGCGAATACTGGAGAAGTGTAAGAGTCATTCAGTGAGTAAACTCCTCTCccctgtttctttgtttctttctctaaacatttaacataacCACTATGTGATGGTATAAAGGGATTAAGTATCTGAGTTTGTGTTAACAGGACAAGAGGAACATAGCCTTCATGCAGGAGCTGCGTTGTCTGTTTGCCCTCATGGTGGGCTCAACACGCAGGTTTGTGGACccttctgctgctgtggagttACTGCGAGACGCATTCAGGACCAGTGAGGCCCAACAGGTACAACAGTCATTGAgttatatttcatttcattttgcttaattttagatttttatttatcaaacttCTGTTTGCAATGTTCACCTTGATATTCCTGAGGACACAGCTGAAAGTAAAAGgtaaattagcattttctttttgataTTCCCAAATCAGGATGTCAGTGAGTTTTCCCACAAATTGCTGGACTGGCTAGAGGATGCATTTCAGCTGGCTGCCAATGGAAAGTAAGTTATATGTTGATGTCATCCACATCCCACAGGTAATGAATacttatttataattttctaaatcacacaaatacatttttttatttttagtaacccagaagacaaacaaaaaaaccccatGGTCCAGCTTTTCTATGGCACTTttgtcacagagagaaaacatgaaggtacggttttgtttgtgtttttttaccagTGTCATGATCAATGTGAATTCTGTTcactcacatgtacagtatgtgattctGCTTAGGTAAGACATTACATAACATTGAGCAGTTTGGCCAGTATCCCCTTCAAGTGAATGGCTTCAACAACCTGGATGAATGCCTAGAAGGTGCTATGGTTGAGAAGGAGATCGAATCCCTACATTCAGATCACATTGTTACGTCTGGCAGAGAGGTGAACAGCTTTAGTCAACTTATTAACCACAAGGTGACTACAGTCGCTCAGAGTTTTGTGCAATTTTGGTGCTGTGCCGTAACAATGTGTATTTTCTCTTGATTGCAGAGATGGTTCAAAAAGTTGCCACCAGTCTTGACATTCGAACTGTCTAGATTTGAATTCAACACCCAGCTTGGTCGTCCTGAGAAGATACACAAGAAACTGGAGTTTCCACAAATCGTTTATATGGACAGGTGAGATTTGTACAGATAACAGAGGCCACAGAGCGTGCACTCATTCAGTATAACCTTTGTtaggaaatgtaaaaaaaaaaaccttcaacgGGCAAGGGGATAAAAAAATATGTACTTATGTTTTTACACAGATATCTTCATAAAAATATAGACCAGACCCATGAAAGGAGAGGGGAAGTGAAAAAATTGAAGGAGCAACTTGCACTCCTTCAACAGAAGCTGGAGTGGTAAGTTACTCTGTAAAAGACTGAGTTCTCATCCATAGGAACAAATCATGGATTCATTCTGACATGTCTGTATTTTCAGCTACAAAAACTATGGCTCGGGACCTACCAAGTATCCTCTGGCAGACATGTTGCAGTTCGTGTTGGAGTTTGCTACCACAAAGCCTACAAGTATTTCCCCAGCTGAAGACTTGAGACCAGCTGCATCCTCACCAACTCCTGCAAACCACCCCGTCAGTGAACCCGCCTCCAAAGACAACAGGTGCAGtacacagaggagcagaaaacagaacaagacaGTGGCTCCTGATCAAACACAGCCGAAAAGATGATTGGCGATCAActttcagcagcacagcagtAAAAGTCAGCTACAGTGTGTCACGTTAGACACACATAACAACAAACATATTGTCAGTTTCTATTGCCTTACTGGTAAAATTCCATCTCAATTCGGCTCTCTCTCTACTTAAAGTGGTTTGTtcacaaatataaagaaaataatccaGTAATGgatttgttggtttgttttgctACACTAAACAAAATGGTCaatgttttctgttattctCTTTGGTGCTAATTTCGCCATCTTCAGTGAACCCGGAGACCCAGATTCATCATCAGAGAGCCAGATTTCCAGTGTTTCAAGTTGCCAGCGAACCCCCATATACAAGCCCTTCACCCAATGCAGACACCCTCTTGACTGCCCCCCACACCCAGCCCCTCACAGCATCACTGAAGAAGAGCTGCACTTCGTTAAGACCTGCCTGCAGCGTTGGAGGACTGAAGTAGAGAATGACATAAATGGTACAATAATGCAAATACTGACACTGCTTTTAACATAATTGTCACATACAGTGTGATTCAGACTAACATTAATCACATTCACTGACACCAGTCTTGATGTGCTTTATCTAATTTACTATTATGGGCTGTGAAATGCTGGGTTCACTTGTCGTTGTTTGATGCTGGACCAGTAGTATATACTTATAAGCTTTATCAGAACTTCATCATAGAGTTGGGGTTGATGAGAGTGAATGTGCAAGTCATAAAAGCCACACGGTGAATTCAAAGATTCTTAAATGCTGCATCACACTGAGGAGGCCTGCAAATCTGGTGATAAATCTATGAGTTTATTAACACACTGAACTTTATACATAGTTGATTGATCCATGTAAAAGGTTTTTATATGACTCTATTTATATGACTAACTGCTACTTCACTACTTCAGCCATGACAATGTAATTTCTCCAGACTTTCCAGATTGTCTGCTGGGCTTCTGTGGGCTTATttcttgcatttcttttctatgtgtatgtgtttatcagAGCTAAAGGCTAGCATTGACAAGCTCACACAGGTGCTTGAGGGCATGTACTCAGACAACAGTCTCTGCCAGGTAAGAGCTTCACTCACTCACTTCCCCCTGACAAACAGTTTTTACCTGAGATTAGATGAAGCTTTACTGGTTTCCATGGAGAAACATGGTCACTGCTGTCTACCAATCTTCTCTTATTCAGGTACCTTATAGACTCCATGCAGTGCTCGTGCATGAGGGCCAGGCATCAGCGGGTCATTACTGGGCCTACATCTATGACCACGGCAACAAGCGCTGGATGAAGTACAATGACATCAGCATCACTGAATCGTCATGGGAAGAGTTGGAGCGAGACTCCTTTGGGGGCATGACCAACGCCAGTGCCTATTGCCTGATGTATATTGATGACAGGCTACCCCACCTTATTACAGGTACATCGGCGTATGCATTTTAGTTACCAATACTGCCTTACAGAAAGTGGAGACATCTCATAACTTACTGTCCTATATATCTTCTCAGAAGACACAGATGATGAGACAGGTCAGGTGCTGCGAGGCATAGACTCCCTGCCACCCCTGCTCAGGCGTTACGTCCATGAAGACAACCGCTGGTTTCAGCAGGAACTCAGTGAATGGGAGGAGCAGTTCTGCCAGACGGCAGCCCCACAGGGAGAGTCTACGGCTTCTGCAGAGCCCCCTTCCACCAGCTCAGACAACATACAGCAAACACCTGTCAAGCCAGCACCCCAATCAGGACCCTCTCCTGAAGAGCTGGAAAATGGAGCTGATTCAGAGCCACAACCAGATCCAGAAGAAGTGAAGGATCCAGAGCCTGATCCCAGAGAAAAGCCTGACGGTGAGTAGAGAAAGGAGAATGAGGAGAAGTTGTAttataacatacagtaataacTACACAACCGTCAttccacaaaaaacatgtaaaaatggatcttacatattattatatgtgCAGGGTTAAAAGATCTCCCACTGTAGTATTCcttcacatttgttttactcAAAGTAATTTCTACAAAGCACTACTGTTCATTGGAATATAAATGCATATTCActctcttgttttgttgtgtgttgttctgttttgtttttaaccacaGAAGAATCAGAGTTAACTCCAGCACCACCACAGACACCTGGTTGCCAGCTTTACGACAGCAGCACTTCAGCTGTTGCTGACACCGTAGAGCCCAATCAGATCTCCGCCTCAActgaggaggagctgcagagtcAGGTGGGGAAGTCCATGACACCCTGGCTCGCTCGCTCCCTGTCTGTTGAATATGGGTCAGAAATTCTAGGCcacaaaaataaagtgtgtaCATGTGGGTCAAGGATCTCTTTTCAACACTTAGCATACTGATGGAAGTCCAGGCTTAATGTCAGGCTGGGTGTAGAGTAATGTGCAGATAAAATAAAGGTCAGGAGTGATTACTGCTTTTAACTGTTTAGTTTGATAGTCAGTAGCTTGTTAAGAAACACATAATAGAGAAAATAGAGTTACAATTACAGTAATACTACTAATAGTGGTAGAGATACTAGATTTGTCATTGAACATTGTAACACAAAGTGCTGTTATAGACTAAACAGCTTGttcccaaacacacagaactaTATTGGACAAGTATTTCTATTAAATCTCAAGTATACATACATATCTACAACTGCACCATTCAGCCTAACAAATAACCATACAGTTGAATCTGCACCTCTGACTCAATGTGAACAGAAACATCTTCATTATAAGCTCTGCAAACACAGGATTTTCTGCAGCCTGTGgcaataaataaacagctctGCGATACCACTTATGTGTTGTTGACATATCAGGAGCACTATTGAGAAGCTGCAGGCTTTGTGCTGACCCATCtacctacatacagtataataaggCCTAACTTTTTACAGCCATTTTGAAATTCACATGCTCTACTTTTGTGTTAATGTGGAAGTTAAAATAGAAAGACTTGTTCTGTAGTTGACCTGACATTTccctgatttatttatttctgtacacAAGTGTGATCATTTGTTGATTACATTATTACGTAGAAGCTGGGAAAGACTTTTAAACAGTGTTGTgataagaaaaaacatcttGGAAACACTGAATGGGAGAAGCTGATTTATCTGTTAATTGTTCTTCTGTCAGACTCCTGTTTATGAAGCAGAGCTTGTCAACCAGGCGCCACCTGATGTCCGTGTGGAAAAGGACGACACAGCAGTTGCAGCCCTTGGCCCTGAAGCTGAAGCGCCAAAGCCAGAGGCCATCAGAGAAGCTCCAGAACAAGAAGCAGAGCAAGAagctgaggagcagcagcaggagtccCCAGCTAGACAGCGACAGACCGAGAACGAGGTCTCAGAAGTCGAGATCCCAAACGTGGGGAGGATCATGGTGAGGGCTGATGCTGATGGATACAATGAAGAGGTAGGTACCTTTGGTGATGGACTGTAACATCTACAGCTGCTGTGATGCTGTTTTGCAGccacaaaaataaactgaacattttgttcttcattaaaataattcCTTTTCTATGTTTTGTGCCCAGTTGGGATTTATAATCACAACAATCAGTTTCTCACTGCTGTGTCGTTGCCTAGATGATGCTGACTCCAGCTATGCAGGGCGTCATTCTAGCAATAGCCAAGGCCCGACAAACTTTTGACACGGAAGGCCCTGAGGCTGGCCTCATCAAGGTAGGGTATTTTAGGGCTACTGACTATGTCACGACAGTGCAGTGCACAAAATAACTATGTGATTAAATTCCTTACTTTAAATTTAagtgtctctgtccctgtctgtcaCACCAAAAGATCTCCTATTTCTGTTGTTATGAATTTAATCCCTCttatattttttcacttttaactgCAGGTTTTGTTGCAATATTATCAGCTCACAACATGCagttaattgtattttatattaattagcTCTCATTAGAACATCAGAATCCACTAATGATTTTGatctataaataataaagatcaGAGTTTTTCTAAATCACATTATTCTAAAAGTAAGAAGGTCACACATTTAATGAGAACACAGAAAATCATTGAAAAGTGttatgaatgtacagtataatattaaatatctgCCCTAAAACCTCACTTTaattgctttggataaaacgTCTACATCAACTTTCATGAAGCTATGCTGTAACATTGAGTGTATCAGTCACTATCAGGTCAAATCAAGAAACATAACTTCACGTTACATATTTGTGACCTTTGTGACAATTTTGGGAGCTTGAAATATTCAAATCTTTCCATTAGGCTTTCCACGAGGAGTATTCCCGCTTGTATGAGCTCTCCCAGGAGGAGACCACACCCCAGGAGGACGCTCGCCTGCAACACGCTCTGGTCTACTTCTTCCAGAACAAAGCACCCAAGCGCATCATTGAGAGGACACTGCTAGAACAGTTTACTGACCGCAACCTGAGCTTTGATGAGAGGTAAACGTAGATAAGAGATAATTGGGTATTTGATGAATCGCAGACATTAATCAAACATCAGTCACTTAAACCAAAGTATTAGGTTTCAATTAGATTTTGTCTGATGGATTGTTTATGTACAATGTGTGCACAACTTTACTCACAGTAGCAGCACTTAATAGATTTAGCAGAGAAACAGCACACTATACAGCATGCATAGTATGCCCTCTAGTGTCCATAGCTCAGATCCGCAGCTTGGTGTGGATAATGCATGATGATCAGTCCAGTTGTACTCTCTTCATATTTCCTTTATGTACATGCAGGGCCATTAGTATCATGAGGGAAGCCAGAGCCAAGCTGCGCCTCATCAAGCCCCAAGACATGGACATGGATGAATACATGGTACCGTGACTTAAGTGTTAAATGCAATGACTTATGAATGTTTTACCCACAGGAAACAAGTGGGTTTTCAgtagacaaagaaataaaaagtgcgTAATGGCTTGATCGGCTGTCAGATGTCCATCTAGTGTAGTATTAAGCTGTCTGCAGTAATACAACCACATTATTACATGGTTGTCTAAGCTTTAGGAAAGAGGTTTTAATACACTTCAGTATGTAAATCCCTAATCTGACAAGTGTTTTTGGGTCTGCCTGGTTGGAGATCCAGCAGCGAGTATGTAAACCCAATGTCAACTTGTCTCATTGGAGTGAAAACTATGTAGCTTCCAGCATCACATATCTGTTTGAGTGACAGGGAGCTTGAAACTGCTTCTTAATGACGAtaagtgatttaaaaataaatacatttaattaatcaataacctaattgttaaaaaatatgCTATAATTATCATAATAATCTATAATTATGTCAACAAATTCCATTAATTGACCTTAATAACTACTGTGattttttagaaaatataaGTGTTGCCACAAAGAGCAAGTAAACTGATTGTTTGATGCTTGTTCTGTGTGCTCTTTCACAGCAGTGGCACGATGACTACAGGCTGTTCAGGACTGTGTTTGTCTACCTGCTGACTGGACTCGAGCACTACCAGCATGGGAAGTAGGTGTTGGTCACTACTACAGCATGTGTCCGATCAGTTTAACTTGTGAAAATGGTGTTTCTCACAGAATATTGGTACTGCGTATTTGTAGGAGAATGAAACTTTAACTGGTGccttgtttgtttgctgcagGATTCGCGAGGCACTGATCTACCTGGCTCATGCGTACGAGACCAATGATGGCCTGCTGAGGAATGGAGAGAAACGGGGAGTGGACAAGTCTCTTATTgcactttacaggagaaaatgCCTCACTGTGAGTAAGGAATCattattacagtacattactgtGAAGGTTTGATGTTACTGGAAAAACCACAGAGTTTAATCCTCCTGtataaacaatacaaagtaatgTACCGTATCTAATTTACTCAGTGTGAAGCAATTGAAGTTAGTGTGCATCTATaagtgtcattttaattttcttctccGTCCGTCTCCTCTTTCCAACATAGGCGTTGAATGAAAGAGCATCGCGGCTGTTTTGCAGTGGTGAGGAGAGCAAGGTGGAGGAGGGCGTTGCCATCATGGACGAGGCTGTCATCCCCTGCCTTCACCTAATGAGCCGCGACACGGCTTTATCCCTGGAAGACCGGGATGCCATGGAGAGCATCCGCAGCCACTGGTGCTGCTGCCTGGGCCAAGACATGGATGGTGAGATTCTGTTTATTAGCACATCATTTATCTACTGATTTTAAATCTTCTTAAGTCACGTTTGTGGagctccatctctctttttgtaaataattaacCAGCATTTTGATTACTGGTATTTACTagtatttattatgttaaaccattaatattaaatttaaaaaagccaAACTTTAAATTTTAACCTAGATGGAACTAACACTAACTTACTTACTAACTATAACTAACTGTAAACTTCAACTCTAAAATGACCCTCTGTGTTCAGACTCATTGCAGGTAAAGCTGGGCGAGTTTCTGCCCAGGGTTCTGGACGGTTCAGCTGACACTGTAGTGCTTAAAGACCCTCCCAAAGTCCATGTCCACCAGGCCCACGACCTGTGCAGTCGCCTGGCCGCTGTCATGGAGTCTATCCACAACGCCTCGATAGTCATAGTCAAATAAAGTCCTGAAGAAAACCACCAAACAACCTCCTTGACGGTGCATTCTGCCTTCAAGCAACATGGCTGACTGAGTGTTCTGTGCTAACAGACTGTGGGGTGGACATAGCATGTAGTTTTGAACAAGCCAAATGACGTAGGTTACTGTATCTACTGGTTTGGCATTTCACGAGGATATCATGGATAGATGTTTTAACATTGCAAGCTACAAGGACTCATTAGTGGTACTGTAGATAGGGGTATAGCTGTCACCACATGCATACATggcctttaaaaaaacattgctgcaaaacattttaagtttaagttcCCATAGAGCTTTATGTCATGTGACTGGCATCCACCACCATGAGCCACCTCCACCAGctgaaaaaatacacaacatagAAATCATAATGCCTGAAAACAGTAGGTAGCAGCCCACTGAAATGTTTCTCCTATGACCACAGAAATAActaatgtaaagtaaagtaatgcAGTTACTCTCTGCACTGATCTTAACCACCTACTTTTCTGTGTTGCACCCAATGGCCAATCAATTATTCGTGAAATCAACTTGCTGAACATGAAATCAGTTGAGCAAAATCTAAGATTAGTGTGTTTTACTCACAGGTAAATTTGTTAGCTGAAAATACTGGCAACAGCTGGACAGTCACTCAGCTCTGCAGAGGCTGACTGGATTGGTAGGATTGTGTTGCAAAGCAGTTTGAAAGCACAATGAGGCCTTTACACAGGGCTATAAAAAAACACTAGACATCGAtttgcacaataataaacattgtttatttgcctttttaaatatgttttatatgacTTTACTTATATTTTTCCAAAACAGTTGCTGAACACTTTTAACTTCAGACAAAGCGAGACAAATATATATCCACAGAACtattacatataaaatattaaaggaGGCATTctatacaacattttaaaaggagCAAGCCTTCTTTGTGTGATGGTTTTTTATAAACCATGTAAACCCTCTGAAAAGAAACactcaaatctttttttttctggtgtcCCAGATGCACAGAATCAGGAATGAATCCTCTGAATTAGGATTTTCACAACAGCAACATGGAGCTACTGTAACAGCCATTTCTggctgctgcagccacactgCTTTTTCACATTGTACTCTGtgataatacaaaataaatgtttaaatactcTCTGTATACTCCTTCTTAGTTGGACTCTCCATTAAATGCATGATGTCATTAAGAGAAATATAGAACAATTCCAGCCTTGTACTGAAGCAAGTACGACCCCTTAGAACCCGACAGTTAATTTTATTCTTTCACAGATTAGCCCACAGCTTGATTAACCTTGGTTCTTGCTTGTTTCACGGGCCATTTGTTATCTGCAATTCAGGAATTATGTGATATTTTCATGGCTTCAACTAATCTTATCACATTCTCAGAAGCCCCTTTTATCTTTACACAGTTGTTCTAAGGTGACAGGTATTGTTACTGTTCCATCTGCAGACCATTATTTGAAGGATGTGCAGGCATACACTCGATCATATTTTGCAATAATATGCacacaacactgtttacagtagCCATGGGTCACCGTTATGTTTACACTAAGTTAAAAAGTGTTACCATTGTTATCATTTTGAGTACAGAACCATGACCGACAATATCCTGGGGATATTTTGAACACAAAACATCCCAGTGGAGTTAAACAAAGCTCTGTTGTTAAGTTCAGTGTACATAAAAGGGTTGCATGCTGCTTTTTTGAGTCAAATGATggcaaaaacatttattagcacACAACATATAAATACCTGCAGGTAGTTGTGGTTGCACTGTGAGTCATAAAAATTTAGAAAGTGAGTGGCATCAACATGACTGTTTATAAAAATAGGCTACAAGCCTCTTCGCATTAATGAGTCATTGGTAAAGGATGGTGTTTCCCTCAGATGTAGTAACAAATACTTTTTGAATCCTCTTTTACACCAGTGTCTCTACGTAATTAAATGGAGTCCATTTACATtgacatttagttatttaaaatgtccttttatccaaagcaacttacaagtgaggtacaaagaaACCAATATAGTTAAGTCAGTGAGAAGACATTGAAAGCAAAGTGGAGAAAAAATGCTTCAGTTTCATCAGATATAAGTGCTGCATAAGAAAgaacagagttttttttaacatataaaaAGCTGTGAAGGAGTAGTTGCAAAACAGTAAGACAGCGAAAGAGGCTTAATTTCAGTGAGTGCTATAATAAAGTAACATTAGGGGCAAATAAAACATGCTCAATTTAGAATTATACAGGCTATTTCTTTTAATTCTGTAGGATAGTGTATCTTATGCTTGCTAAGGTCCTTTGACACCTAACCTGTGTAGTATTACAGTGTGGGGAATTTTTATTGTCCATTTTATTGGAAAAAAATCACTAACCTTCAGGGCCTACTATCAATTTTCTGCATGAATGGCCACTGCACAGTATATCACTAGCACACCATCTGCAGGCAAAATAAACTATATGGGATTGGTAATGGTGAGGGCTCTTATTTAATGTATGTAGTATTTAAGAAAATCTAATGTAGAATCATTTAAATAAGTTTCAAGTTTAAAACTGTGTAATTATGGTATGTGGGTACCTTACTGTACTAGTATGTGATTAGGTACTCTAAATTCACCCCTTGCCATATAATAAGCATTAAATTATTCTGCTCTGGGATTTTGTAGCAGCCAGTAGTCCAGGAAATACTGCATGAATAACAAAGGATTTGAAGGAACCTACTGTGTTAGACAATTCTGAATGCAAATGTCATTCAGCCAGTCCagaaagtgaaattaaaaagagGCTGGTTTCAACAACCAGTGATCCAGCAGATGCCTCTAAATTCACTATGGAAGTCAACCTTTGCAGGTTGACCCTGACATTAACATTAGTGCAAATCTGACCAGATCTTGAACATGCTGTGTGTTCAAAACAACCTAAAGTGGGATCAGAACTTTAAGTGATTGTAAATGAAGAGTGGCTAAAAATGCATACAACTCTCTGGAATTTGttgtgcttttactttgaaggcaACACGCCCAACCGGAAGTGGTTCATATTCAGTTCTTGTTGCCTTTCGCGGATCCGAGGGAGCCGAAAAACCGACACTCATACCTGCTGGACTTTAGTAACGGGGTTGAAAGCTGTTTTTCTGGTTCTCTAAGTATGGCAGTGAGCTGTAGACTTATTTCAGACCCTGGCTGGACTGTTGCAAGAGAAAGGATGTTTTGTTGCTAACCGCAACGAAGAGCGGAAGTGGCTCAGCCAAAACACGGAGTGGTCCAGACGCCGCTGATTTATTGTCTTGTGCATCGTGGAGAGAAGATCTTCTTGAAGTTTGTAACAGAAATCAACTCAAAAGGCACTTCGGCAGACAGGTAAGATAAAAATGTGGTCCAACTAAACCACAGACTGGTAACTTTAGGTCAGTAATCATGTTGGAAAGCTAACTAAGTTAGCTAGCTGGAGGAGTCGGTGTCCGACGTTGGCTGAATATTTTGACACTTTAATTAATGTTTCTCTTCATAACTCTGGCGaatgaaaataatttgattCAAATGTATTCAACAGTATTTTTCACATGTGTGTTAGTAATTTTATCTTCCGGCTAGACAGCAGCGTGATGGACTACTTGCGTT is part of the Anabas testudineus chromosome 14, fAnaTes1.2, whole genome shotgun sequence genome and harbors:
- the usp28 gene encoding ubiquitin carboxyl-terminal hydrolase 28 isoform X1, whose amino-acid sequence is MRTEQSENGENATNSSEMLISQLREITGIQDPQILYRALNASQGDVGHAVGLLTTQPAEVQDPGETQKPGIPEEVWEGQKGIRKDELQTAIELSLQESHDAQEEERQFHRALEASAEENAARMKRKRCEAQSEMCSPADWIRQDDWPVGIRNVGNTCWFSAVIQSLFHLPVFRRLVLNYHLSERILEKCKSHSDKRNIAFMQELRCLFALMVGSTRRFVDPSAAVELLRDAFRTSEAQQDVSEFSHKLLDWLEDAFQLAANGNNPEDKQKNPMVQLFYGTFVTERKHEGKTLHNIEQFGQYPLQVNGFNNLDECLEGAMVEKEIESLHSDHIVTSGRERWFKKLPPVLTFELSRFEFNTQLGRPEKIHKKLEFPQIVYMDRYLHKNIDQTHERRGEVKKLKEQLALLQQKLECYKNYGSGPTKYPLADMLQFVLEFATTKPTSISPAEDLRPAASSPTPANHPVSEPASKDNSEPGDPDSSSESQISSVSSCQRTPIYKPFTQCRHPLDCPPHPAPHSITEEELHFVKTCLQRWRTEVENDINELKASIDKLTQVLEGMYSDNSLCQVPYRLHAVLVHEGQASAGHYWAYIYDHGNKRWMKYNDISITESSWEELERDSFGGMTNASAYCLMYIDDRLPHLITEDTDDETGQVLRGIDSLPPLLRRYVHEDNRWFQQELSEWEEQFCQTAAPQGESTASAEPPSTSSDNIQQTPVKPAPQSGPSPEELENGADSEPQPDPEEVKDPEPDPREKPDEESELTPAPPQTPGCQLYDSSTSAVADTVEPNQISASTEEELQSQTPVYEAELVNQAPPDVRVEKDDTAVAALGPEAEAPKPEAIREAPEQEAEQEAEEQQQESPARQRQTENEVSEVEIPNVGRIMVRADADGYNEEMMLTPAMQGVILAIAKARQTFDTEGPEAGLIKAFHEEYSRLYELSQEETTPQEDARLQHALVYFFQNKAPKRIIERTLLEQFTDRNLSFDERAISIMREARAKLRLIKPQDMDMDEYMQWHDDYRLFRTVFVYLLTGLEHYQHGKIREALIYLAHAYETNDGLLRNGEKRGVDKSLIALYRRKCLTALNERASRLFCSGEESKVEEGVAIMDEAVIPCLHLMSRDTALSLEDRDAMESIRSHWCCCLGQDMDDSLQVKLGEFLPRVLDGSADTVVLKDPPKVHVHQAHDLCSRLAAVMESIHNASIVIVK
- the usp28 gene encoding ubiquitin carboxyl-terminal hydrolase 28 isoform X2 codes for the protein MRTEQSENGENATNSQSEMLISQLREITGIQDPQILYRALNASQGDVGHAVGLLTTQPAEVQDPGETQKPGIPEEVWEGQKDELQTAIELSLQESHDAQEEERQFHRALEASAEENAARMKRKRCEAQSEMCSPADWIRQDDWPVGIRNVGNTCWFSAVIQSLFHLPVFRRLVLNYHLSERILEKCKSHSDKRNIAFMQELRCLFALMVGSTRRFVDPSAAVELLRDAFRTSEAQQDVSEFSHKLLDWLEDAFQLAANGNNPEDKQKNPMVQLFYGTFVTERKHEGKTLHNIEQFGQYPLQVNGFNNLDECLEGAMVEKEIESLHSDHIVTSGRERWFKKLPPVLTFELSRFEFNTQLGRPEKIHKKLEFPQIVYMDRYLHKNIDQTHERRGEVKKLKEQLALLQQKLECYKNYGSGPTKYPLADMLQFVLEFATTKPTSISPAEDLRPAASSPTPANHPVSEPASKDNSEPGDPDSSSESQISSVSSCQRTPIYKPFTQCRHPLDCPPHPAPHSITEEELHFVKTCLQRWRTEVENDINELKASIDKLTQVLEGMYSDNSLCQVPYRLHAVLVHEGQASAGHYWAYIYDHGNKRWMKYNDISITESSWEELERDSFGGMTNASAYCLMYIDDRLPHLITEDTDDETGQVLRGIDSLPPLLRRYVHEDNRWFQQELSEWEEQFCQTAAPQGESTASAEPPSTSSDNIQQTPVKPAPQSGPSPEELENGADSEPQPDPEEVKDPEPDPREKPDEESELTPAPPQTPGCQLYDSSTSAVADTVEPNQISASTEEELQSQTPVYEAELVNQAPPDVRVEKDDTAVAALGPEAEAPKPEAIREAPEQEAEQEAEEQQQESPARQRQTENEVSEVEIPNVGRIMVRADADGYNEEMMLTPAMQGVILAIAKARQTFDTEGPEAGLIKAFHEEYSRLYELSQEETTPQEDARLQHALVYFFQNKAPKRIIERTLLEQFTDRNLSFDERAISIMREARAKLRLIKPQDMDMDEYMQWHDDYRLFRTVFVYLLTGLEHYQHGKIREALIYLAHAYETNDGLLRNGEKRGVDKSLIALYRRKCLTALNERASRLFCSGEESKVEEGVAIMDEAVIPCLHLMSRDTALSLEDRDAMESIRSHWCCCLGQDMDDSLQVKLGEFLPRVLDGSADTVVLKDPPKVHVHQAHDLCSRLAAVMESIHNASIVIVK